From Paraflavitalea devenefica, the proteins below share one genomic window:
- a CDS encoding SusC/RagA family TonB-linked outer membrane protein: MSGKLPKKNLAKDFAYLINSPNNDKVMYSSTFNQVARPAVRDRSMIKLLVMNSFTFILLFLSFQLFAGDGLAQRVTLNFRNARVEDVIKEIQRQTTYNFLYFESDLRDAKAVTLQCKDNPLDQVLEVLKTNQPFDLVVEGTTILLRSHSSKEPIPEQVGPPAVNISGRITDPNGTPLGGATIIIKRTQRGTQANANGEFKLTEVREDDVLIISFVGFQSKSVTVGKGQQFPIVLEIASKELDMFVRRGYGVVSERFNVGNATVVRGEEIARTNVSNPMRALIGKIPNVDVSATAGNVYAPTNIEIRGREFIGSNLAPNPYILIDGVPMTILDIGGQSGEDGSRGITQNKFNGPANGQDLMFNLNPEDIESITVLKDAAATAIYGSLGGSGVILITTKRGKPGKLKLNISASSGVSRVTRFHDMLSTEQYVEMRKEALKNDNRPINNSTAPDLTQWGEKNYTDFQRFLFGKDGKNNSIQVSLSGGEKNTVYRISGGFQKVANITNYSGSNDKASLQSSFQYATNNQKVKIGLVSLFSYSKVDEISTFSTQSLLPPNAPAIFDSLGRLNYQGWQPLTGYFGFSNLLMGYISKTDFFTSQLSIEYELLKGLKLSANLGFSTIRNGQIQKTPIISQDPEFSPTGSAQFGNNNSSRWIVEPQLTYQRLIGQGKLELLLGTTIHKNTQNGNSIIGFGYVNDNLLNSVSNAPGVEVSDGWGQYRYAAVFGRLNYNFRDRYLLEVSARRDGSSRFGPGNRYGTFGAVGVGWILSEEKWMQFAFPVLSFLKLRSSIGSIGTDNIGDYSYLSRWSASINYAKPYQGTQAYVPLHHTNPDLKWQINKKFEVGSHLGFWNDRIFLQATWYRDDCGNQLVTMPISAITGFSTVNANRNAVVRNSGWEFSLQSTILKAKDISWIANFNLGLNQNKLVSFPDLDKSPYATVLVVGERLFRPSRLRFLGVDPQTGLYVVEDVNKDGEISQVPINQGGDKYYLDDAHVKYSGGFGSEFRFKGLEINVFFNYVRNPRLISGIYSSTIPGRLSASGNQSVKVLDRWQKPGDIARFAKFTSRSDLTYSYLLDSDGIYSDGSYIRLRNISFGYELPDHWINKLNIKSVKIIGKADNILTFSKFEGVDPEIPTFGSVPSQKVVTFGIQIIL; encoded by the coding sequence GTGTCAGGAAAATTACCAAAGAAAAATCTGGCTAAGGATTTTGCTTATTTAATTAATTCACCTAACAACGACAAAGTTATGTATTCCTCTACTTTCAACCAAGTGGCGCGGCCTGCCGTGCGCGATCGCTCCATGATTAAATTGTTGGTTATGAACAGCTTTACTTTTATCCTTTTATTCCTGTCCTTCCAGCTTTTTGCAGGCGATGGCCTGGCTCAGCGTGTAACATTGAATTTTAGGAACGCGAGGGTGGAGGATGTGATCAAAGAAATCCAACGTCAAACCACCTATAACTTCCTTTACTTCGAAAGTGATCTCAGGGATGCAAAAGCTGTTACACTTCAATGCAAGGATAATCCCTTGGATCAGGTGCTGGAAGTGTTGAAGACAAATCAGCCGTTTGATCTGGTCGTGGAAGGAACAACGATTTTACTCCGTTCGCATAGCTCCAAGGAACCTATTCCAGAACAAGTGGGACCTCCTGCAGTGAATATTTCCGGGCGTATCACGGATCCTAATGGAACACCGTTAGGAGGTGCTACGATCATAATTAAAAGAACACAACGTGGTACACAGGCTAATGCCAATGGTGAATTCAAACTCACTGAAGTGAGAGAGGACGATGTTTTGATAATATCCTTCGTAGGTTTTCAATCAAAATCTGTTACGGTTGGAAAAGGCCAGCAATTTCCAATAGTACTGGAGATCGCATCTAAGGAGTTAGATATGTTTGTCCGACGTGGATATGGCGTGGTAAGTGAAAGGTTTAACGTAGGTAACGCCACAGTTGTTAGAGGGGAGGAAATAGCCAGGACGAATGTATCAAATCCGATGCGCGCCTTAATTGGCAAAATTCCAAATGTGGATGTTTCAGCGACAGCGGGAAATGTTTACGCACCTACTAATATTGAAATTAGAGGAAGGGAATTTATTGGATCCAATCTTGCCCCCAATCCTTACATCCTAATAGATGGTGTTCCAATGACAATTTTGGATATTGGTGGCCAATCAGGTGAAGATGGTTCGAGGGGCATTACGCAGAATAAGTTTAATGGACCAGCAAATGGTCAAGATTTAATGTTCAACTTGAACCCAGAGGACATTGAATCAATTACAGTACTCAAGGACGCCGCAGCGACTGCAATATATGGATCACTTGGTGGGAGTGGTGTTATTTTGATTACTACAAAGAGGGGCAAACCTGGAAAATTAAAATTAAATATTAGTGCGTCATCGGGTGTTAGCAGAGTAACAAGGTTTCATGATATGCTTTCAACTGAACAATATGTGGAAATGAGGAAAGAGGCACTGAAAAATGATAATCGACCTATAAATAATTCGACAGCTCCAGATCTGACGCAATGGGGGGAAAAAAATTACACCGATTTTCAAAGGTTTCTGTTTGGAAAAGATGGCAAGAATAATTCGATTCAGGTTAGTTTGTCAGGAGGTGAGAAAAACACGGTATATCGAATTAGTGGAGGATTTCAGAAAGTGGCAAACATTACAAATTATAGTGGTTCTAATGATAAGGCGTCATTACAGTCAAGTTTTCAGTATGCAACAAACAATCAAAAAGTGAAGATAGGACTCGTTAGTTTGTTTAGTTATTCCAAAGTGGACGAAATTTCTACTTTTTCTACTCAATCATTACTTCCACCGAATGCTCCTGCTATTTTCGATTCTCTTGGTCGACTAAACTACCAGGGATGGCAGCCTCTAACTGGTTACTTCGGATTTAGCAATTTGCTCATGGGGTATATTTCTAAGACAGATTTTTTTACTTCCCAACTTTCAATTGAGTATGAGCTGTTGAAAGGCCTCAAGCTTTCAGCAAATTTAGGTTTTTCAACGATTCGGAATGGTCAGATTCAAAAAACTCCAATTATATCACAAGATCCTGAGTTTAGTCCTACTGGATCAGCTCAATTCGGTAATAATAATAGTAGCAGATGGATTGTCGAGCCTCAGCTTACGTATCAGCGGTTGATCGGGCAGGGGAAATTGGAATTACTATTGGGTACTACAATTCATAAAAACACACAAAATGGAAATTCAATTATTGGTTTTGGGTATGTTAACGACAATCTACTCAACTCCGTTTCTAATGCTCCAGGTGTTGAGGTATCCGATGGTTGGGGGCAATATAGATATGCTGCTGTATTTGGTAGGCTTAATTACAATTTTAGAGATCGCTATTTGCTGGAAGTTTCCGCAAGACGCGATGGTTCTTCGCGGTTTGGCCCAGGGAATCGATATGGGACTTTTGGTGCAGTTGGCGTTGGCTGGATACTATCGGAAGAAAAATGGATGCAATTCGCATTTCCTGTCTTAAGTTTTCTAAAGTTGCGCTCTTCTATTGGATCAATTGGTACTGACAATATTGGAGATTATTCATATTTAAGTAGGTGGAGCGCATCAATTAACTATGCAAAACCCTACCAAGGTACTCAAGCTTATGTTCCATTACATCACACAAACCCCGATTTAAAATGGCAAATAAATAAAAAATTTGAAGTAGGTTCTCATTTGGGATTTTGGAATGATAGAATTTTCTTGCAAGCGACATGGTATAGAGACGATTGCGGTAACCAGCTTGTTACAATGCCCATTTCTGCCATTACTGGATTTTCCACAGTCAATGCCAATCGTAATGCGGTTGTTAGAAATTCCGGGTGGGAGTTTTCACTTCAATCCACCATTCTAAAAGCAAAGGATATTAGCTGGATAGCTAATTTTAACTTGGGTTTGAACCAAAATAAGCTTGTATCATTTCCTGATCTTGATAAATCTCCTTATGCTACTGTTCTTGTCGTAGGCGAGCGGCTGTTTCGACCATCACGATTAAGATTTTTAGGTGTTGATCCTCAAACTGGATTATATGTGGTTGAAGATGTTAATAAGGATGGCGAAATTTCACAAGTTCCCATTAACCAAGGTGGAGATAAATACTACTTGGACGATGCACACGTAAAATACTCTGGAGGTTTCGGGAGTGAATTTAGGTTCAAAGGACTAGAGATTAATGTTTTTTTTAATTATGTCAGAAATCCCAGATTAATAAGTGGGATATATTCATCAACTATCCCTGGCCGCCTAAGTGCTTCTGGGAATCAATCAGTAAAGGTTTTAGATAGGTGGCAAAAACCAGGTGATATCGCACGTTTCGCAAAATTTACTTCAAGGTCTGATCTTACCTATAGCTATTTATTGGACTCAGACGGAATATACTCTGATGGTTCTTACATCCGCCTCCGGAACATCTCTTTCGGTTACGAACTTCCTGATCATTGGATAAATAAATTAAACATCAAGAGTGTTAAAATTATCGGTAAGGCAGATAATATTCTAACATTTTCCAAATTTGAAGGTGTCGATCCTGAAATTCCGACTTTTGGTTCTGTGCCCTCTCAGAAAGTAGTCACTTTCGGAATTCAAATAATTCTCTAA
- a CDS encoding RagB/SusD family nutrient uptake outer membrane protein, whose product MKKTLRIFNQGWNIIIAFILIGLLLGCNKLVEVDPPANSIVTKQAFVDDANANAAISGIYSSFISKSSANRFGNGWMTYFCGLSADELVPVTLTGSPDVYYRNVVQSDDGIIHSVWSQAYGIIYQANACIEGVNNSKNISESGRRQFIGEALFLRSLSYYYLTSMFGDVPFITSTNWKENMAVPRRNVLEVQNEIIKDLLVASDQLPINYSLFQDERIRATKWACYALLCRLYLEHKKWTECNRIASLIIENTSLFGLEEQLNNVFLKNSREAILQWHSSSDISTYNVLPEASLLLPVSNAANLQVYLSNGLVNCFDSIDLRRINWIGEVTDGADTFLYPYKYKVGRGQMQVNAPVLEYYMVIRLAEVVLNRAIARVMNNDFSGGLADLNLIRTRAGLASLNSTSQDTILNMIQSESRKEMFCEWGHRWFSLKLSGALDSVMSKAAIDKNSQWASFRRLFPISLVELNNNPAATQNPGY is encoded by the coding sequence ATGAAAAAGACATTAAGAATATTCAACCAAGGCTGGAATATAATAATAGCTTTTATTTTAATTGGATTATTGTTAGGATGCAATAAGTTAGTTGAAGTTGATCCCCCTGCAAATTCAATAGTTACAAAACAAGCATTTGTGGATGACGCAAATGCAAACGCTGCAATATCTGGAATTTACTCTAGTTTTATCAGTAAATCAAGCGCGAATCGTTTTGGAAATGGTTGGATGACCTATTTTTGTGGACTATCTGCTGATGAACTTGTACCTGTTACCCTAACTGGAAGTCCAGATGTTTATTATAGAAATGTTGTACAATCAGATGATGGAATTATTCATTCCGTTTGGAGCCAAGCATATGGAATAATTTATCAAGCTAACGCCTGTATTGAAGGGGTTAACAACTCAAAGAATATCTCAGAAAGTGGGAGGCGTCAATTCATTGGTGAAGCGTTGTTTTTAAGAAGCTTAAGTTATTATTACTTGACATCAATGTTTGGAGATGTTCCATTTATTACTTCAACTAACTGGAAGGAAAACATGGCTGTTCCAAGACGAAATGTTTTAGAAGTGCAAAATGAAATAATTAAAGATCTTTTGGTTGCTTCCGATCAACTACCAATTAATTATAGTTTATTCCAAGATGAGAGAATTCGAGCCACGAAATGGGCCTGCTATGCATTGCTATGTCGCTTGTACTTAGAGCATAAAAAGTGGACTGAATGTAACAGGATTGCATCCTTAATTATTGAAAATACTTCCTTGTTTGGTCTTGAGGAACAATTAAATAACGTGTTTTTGAAGAATTCGAGAGAGGCGATCTTACAATGGCATAGTTCGAGTGATATATCCACTTATAATGTCCTTCCTGAAGCTAGTCTTTTACTGCCAGTTTCAAATGCTGCAAATCTACAGGTTTACCTATCCAATGGTCTAGTCAATTGTTTTGATTCAATTGACCTTAGGAGAATAAATTGGATCGGTGAAGTAACAGATGGGGCAGATACATTTTTATACCCTTATAAATATAAGGTAGGTCGTGGGCAGATGCAGGTGAATGCTCCAGTTTTGGAATACTATATGGTTATAAGGCTTGCAGAAGTAGTTTTGAATAGAGCTATAGCGAGAGTCATGAATAATGATTTTTCAGGTGGATTGGCTGATTTGAATTTGATTAGGACCAGAGCTGGACTCGCAAGTTTGAACTCAACCTCCCAAGATACTATTCTGAATATGATTCAATCCGAATCTAGAAAAGAAATGTTTTGTGAATGGGGGCACAGATGGTTTTCTTTAAAGCTGAGTGGCGCGCTTGATAGTGTAATGTCAAAGGCTGCTATTGATAAAAATTCACAATGGGCTTCGTTTAGGCGATTGTTTCCAATAAGTTTGGTAGAATTAAATAACAACCCGGCAGCTACTCAGAATCCGGGTTACTGA
- a CDS encoding class III lanthionine synthetase LanKC N-terminal domain-containing protein translates to MEAPTFIPPDSNILLDEVIQYSSLLDEHSLKYSEFGSYLQVGEIKNTSGWILHISVVITQVSQLITSIIPSLTSAKIPFRIPEDKVHASMILDGALGFEMIGKVVTIYPDSTETARNIANELIEITRDFFGPKVLTDFHLGGCVYCRHGAHKQIISIDKNGKRKTFYLGEQERLIEDIQPIPFRYNPRLMWPFDQSPQSDRKKNLPKMPFIPTKLLQQSGKGSVFECIYRHFGMIPIVAIVKRGERHMISNSKNLDICDRLKWQFILLNKLKSKLKLSKPYAFIERDDAAFLVIKKINGKTLLEEMRLINKNQLAFFDLSKKQKIQIIDLLSQVCSTTSELHNQLIIHRDVTPVNYMVSKRKIVHLIDLEYAHSMVEDYPTPPFELGTKGYMSPEQIAVKKPTPKEDIYGLSATILHCVTGISPLTIPISNPEDTERTIFFLTKSSTFSKLCTRGLSKHPEERPTINSLSTCLKNLVNEKNHPQELRSFTSLNNELKHGFIQSCIYALGKDPLYDNKNKYWTTSVGYQSLQNEEILEHTVLQNYYYGIFGITYIIDLAKQLKFDTTPLYDIYQRNLSYAVNLTFSNKPNNELSRDFIGMCIAITSSIKAGHLTDNESNRNLLLKCLPQKSNDLTIGSGLSGLGLLLLRNSEYFPAEKTQSTLRNIIKQIFENVNSDQNWLKCSKTKLSNISESIYQGKLGITYFLLNYLSQFEDAEVRKTVLKYLDSLDILIKRKILKFSQKGMSQIYGEGYQVSENTLSIGKILICAAEVLKDSTYTDIFESIFSSFPNCISSDNFSQNTGLCGLGELYLAAYESTNNKLWKTKAEWIIDLVYNCHKSTVDGALFWTGNNRSNPLPGLINGSAGIIHLFLKYSFPKEIGFPECEKSIQANRLPFPIENINHIV, encoded by the coding sequence ATGGAGGCACCTACATTCATACCACCAGATTCAAACATACTTTTGGACGAAGTAATCCAATATTCTTCACTACTGGACGAACACAGTCTAAAGTATTCTGAATTTGGAAGTTATTTACAGGTAGGTGAAATAAAAAATACGAGTGGCTGGATTCTCCACATTTCTGTTGTCATCACGCAGGTCAGTCAATTAATTACTAGCATTATTCCGTCTTTAACTTCAGCAAAAATTCCATTTAGAATACCAGAAGATAAAGTACATGCAAGCATGATTCTCGATGGGGCATTAGGATTTGAAATGATAGGTAAAGTAGTAACTATATATCCAGATTCAACCGAAACTGCGAGAAACATCGCAAATGAACTTATCGAAATTACTAGAGATTTTTTCGGCCCTAAAGTACTTACTGATTTCCATTTGGGTGGATGTGTTTATTGTAGGCATGGAGCTCACAAACAAATCATTTCGATAGACAAGAATGGAAAACGAAAGACATTCTATCTAGGTGAACAGGAAAGATTAATCGAAGATATCCAACCAATACCTTTTCGATATAATCCTAGACTAATGTGGCCATTTGATCAATCACCACAAAGTGACCGAAAGAAAAATTTACCCAAAATGCCGTTTATACCTACGAAACTCCTACAACAATCCGGTAAGGGAAGCGTCTTTGAGTGCATTTATCGACATTTCGGGATGATACCAATAGTTGCAATTGTAAAGCGTGGAGAACGTCATATGATTTCCAATTCTAAAAACCTGGATATCTGCGACCGACTTAAGTGGCAATTCATACTGCTTAACAAATTAAAATCAAAATTAAAACTATCAAAACCCTATGCATTTATAGAACGAGATGATGCTGCATTTCTTGTAATAAAGAAAATTAATGGAAAAACACTTCTGGAGGAAATGAGATTAATCAATAAAAACCAATTGGCATTCTTTGATTTATCTAAGAAACAGAAAATACAAATAATCGATCTCCTTTCCCAAGTATGTAGCACAACATCAGAACTACACAATCAATTAATCATCCATAGAGATGTTACACCAGTTAACTATATGGTTTCAAAAAGAAAAATTGTTCATCTAATAGATCTTGAATATGCACATTCGATGGTAGAAGACTACCCTACACCACCATTTGAACTTGGAACAAAAGGATACATGTCTCCAGAGCAAATCGCGGTAAAAAAACCCACCCCAAAGGAAGATATATATGGTTTATCTGCTACAATATTACATTGTGTAACCGGAATATCACCATTAACAATACCAATTTCCAATCCGGAAGACACGGAGAGAACTATATTCTTTCTTACAAAAAGTAGTACATTTTCGAAACTATGTACTAGAGGTTTAAGTAAGCATCCTGAGGAAAGGCCAACTATTAACTCACTTTCAACTTGTCTAAAAAATTTAGTCAATGAAAAAAATCATCCTCAAGAGCTAAGGTCCTTTACATCACTAAATAATGAATTAAAACATGGATTCATTCAATCTTGCATATATGCATTAGGTAAGGATCCACTCTATGATAATAAAAATAAATATTGGACAACTTCGGTAGGCTACCAGAGCTTACAAAATGAGGAAATTCTTGAGCACACCGTTTTACAAAATTATTATTACGGAATATTCGGTATTACATATATTATTGACCTCGCTAAACAGCTAAAATTTGACACCACGCCACTTTATGATATATATCAACGAAACTTAAGTTATGCCGTAAATTTAACCTTTTCAAATAAACCAAACAATGAATTAAGTCGTGATTTCATTGGTATGTGCATTGCAATAACGTCTAGCATAAAGGCTGGCCATTTGACAGATAATGAAAGCAATAGAAATTTATTGCTAAAATGTCTGCCACAAAAATCAAACGATCTAACAATTGGATCCGGATTATCAGGCCTTGGGCTTCTTTTACTGCGAAATTCTGAGTATTTTCCTGCGGAGAAAACCCAAAGTACACTGCGGAATATAATCAAGCAAATTTTTGAAAATGTTAATTCAGATCAGAATTGGCTAAAATGTAGTAAAACCAAATTGAGCAACATTTCAGAAAGTATATACCAAGGTAAATTAGGTATTACATACTTTCTCTTAAATTACCTGTCGCAATTTGAAGACGCTGAAGTCAGAAAAACTGTTCTTAAATACTTAGACTCTTTAGACATTCTAATAAAACGAAAAATACTAAAATTCAGTCAAAAAGGAATGTCGCAGATATATGGAGAAGGCTATCAAGTGTCCGAGAACACACTTAGCATAGGAAAAATACTTATATGTGCTGCAGAAGTCCTAAAAGACTCAACCTATACGGATATATTCGAATCTATCTTTTCATCATTTCCAAACTGCATATCCTCAGACAACTTTTCCCAAAACACAGGATTATGTGGCCTTGGAGAGCTTTACTTGGCAGCCTACGAGTCTACCAACAATAAATTATGGAAAACGAAGGCAGAATGGATAATAGACTTAGTCTATAATTGCCATAAATCAACGGTAGATGGAGCATTGTTCTGGACAGGAAACAATAGATCAAATCCATTACCAGGTCTAATCAATGGAAGTGCGGGAATTATTCATTTATTTTTAAAATATAGCTTTCCAAAAGAAATTGGATTTCCAGAATGTGAAAAATCAATACAAGCCAATAGATTACCTTTCCCAATTGAAAATATAAACCATATTGTGTAA
- a CDS encoding TlpA family protein disulfide reductase, translating to MLILIYSFLTLTCGNDYQNKLAKKNISEIETLPEINILLLDSTQTIITRETTANKPTLIYYFSPDCEYCRRETELLTKNVNIQKAAKLIFLSYAELKEIRKYDSTYRISSLPNATIAKDYTYSFTKFIETGKFPLLVLYTGRQKLKKIFMGEVTLEILLQYIGESI from the coding sequence GTGCTAATTTTGATATATAGCTTTCTAACATTGACATGCGGAAACGATTATCAAAACAAACTTGCTAAAAAGAATATTTCTGAAATTGAAACTTTACCAGAAATTAATATACTTCTCTTAGACAGTACGCAAACAATAATTACGAGGGAAACTACTGCAAATAAGCCAACGTTAATATACTATTTCAGTCCAGATTGTGAATATTGCAGAAGGGAGACAGAACTCCTGACAAAAAATGTTAATATCCAAAAGGCGGCAAAATTAATTTTTCTTTCATACGCAGAATTAAAAGAAATACGGAAATATGATTCGACCTATAGAATTTCATCATTGCCTAATGCAACAATTGCAAAGGATTATACATACTCATTCACGAAATTCATCGAAACGGGAAAGTTTCCGTTATTGGTTCTTTATACAGGCAGGCAAAAACTTAAGAAAATTTTCATGGGGGAAGTTACATTGGAAATATTACTACAATACATTGGAGAGTCGATTTAA
- a CDS encoding RteC domain-containing protein yields the protein MEQLPPQSILASLDQELDKYSFAPPGDLQGLSACIDIVCNHLHELFKWARQHTFPDTEAEIHYFKHQQPGVESKLFFYSQALLLEQYLPTRGMDEKLDYYRQAYRKIDRALTEMAEFYRYFQLGATHLDAVYFVRPAGTRPPTCSDFLLSDPALRAPRSLDQARIMGYKALESYLDTRIWLLQQPTGSRPGPAPLRWQASRSALTELIYALLEVKAFGSDAPDVKRVSDYFQQVFHIQISNIYATYEDNRLRKKNRVPFLDSLKTALERRMDQDDLHAL from the coding sequence ATGGAACAACTGCCGCCGCAGTCCATCCTGGCATCATTGGACCAGGAGCTGGACAAATATTCGTTTGCCCCACCAGGAGATCTTCAGGGATTATCCGCCTGTATTGACATTGTTTGTAACCACCTGCATGAGCTATTCAAATGGGCCCGTCAGCACACCTTCCCTGACACCGAAGCGGAAATTCATTACTTTAAACACCAGCAACCAGGTGTGGAAAGTAAACTCTTCTTCTACAGCCAGGCATTGCTGCTGGAGCAATACCTGCCCACCCGCGGAATGGATGAAAAGCTCGACTATTATCGGCAGGCCTATCGTAAAATTGATCGTGCCCTTACCGAAATGGCAGAATTTTACCGGTACTTTCAACTGGGGGCCACCCACCTGGACGCGGTGTATTTTGTAAGGCCGGCTGGAACACGGCCACCTACCTGTAGCGATTTTCTGCTCAGTGATCCCGCACTGCGGGCCCCGCGTAGTCTGGACCAGGCACGCATCATGGGATACAAAGCCCTGGAATCCTACCTGGATACCCGCATATGGCTGCTGCAGCAACCTACCGGCAGCCGACCAGGACCCGCACCGCTGCGTTGGCAAGCCTCCCGATCTGCCCTGACTGAACTGATTTATGCCCTCCTGGAGGTTAAGGCCTTCGGGAGCGATGCCCCGGATGTAAAGCGGGTCAGCGATTATTTCCAGCAAGTATTTCACATTCAGATTTCCAATATCTACGCCACCTACGAGGATAACCGCCTGCGCAAGAAAAACCGCGTACCCTTCCTGGACTCCTTGAAAACAGCGCTGGAACGCCGCATGGATCAAGACGATCTGCATGCGCTGTAA
- a CDS encoding DUF4134 domain-containing protein, which produces MSSNCIKAIFKPMPRMSHADMVFNLLLLGCLITTRLLAQSGEDGLEAAIEEVSGYFQLGVDLMYAIGSVVGLVGAVKVYNKWNSGDQDTSKVAASWFGSCIFLIVVAVILEGFFIG; this is translated from the coding sequence ATGTCAAGTAACTGTATTAAAGCCATTTTCAAACCCATGCCGCGTATGAGCCACGCAGATATGGTGTTCAACCTTTTGCTCCTGGGCTGCCTTATCACCACGCGCCTTCTTGCGCAAAGTGGAGAAGACGGACTGGAAGCGGCCATCGAAGAAGTGAGCGGTTATTTTCAACTGGGGGTGGACCTCATGTACGCCATCGGCTCCGTAGTAGGATTGGTGGGCGCTGTCAAAGTCTACAACAAATGGAACAGCGGCGACCAGGACACCTCGAAAGTGGCGGCGAGCTGGTTCGGATCCTGCATTTTTTTGATCGTAGTAGCTGTCATCCTGGAAGGATTCTTTATCGGATAA
- a CDS encoding DUF4133 domain-containing protein yields MSIVYEINRGINRPIEFKGLKAQYIWWLGGGLGILLVLFSIGYLAGVHLYVCIAITGILGCGLFSQVYRLSHKYGEHGLMKAVAYKQVPSAICCYSRLLFTTLRSK; encoded by the coding sequence ATGAGTATCGTATACGAAATCAACCGGGGAATAAACCGGCCCATAGAATTCAAAGGCCTGAAAGCACAGTACATCTGGTGGCTGGGCGGCGGACTGGGAATTCTGCTCGTGTTGTTTTCGATAGGATACCTAGCGGGGGTGCATCTGTATGTGTGTATAGCGATCACGGGAATTCTAGGGTGTGGGCTGTTTTCCCAGGTGTATCGCTTGTCACATAAATATGGCGAACACGGCCTTATGAAGGCTGTAGCCTACAAGCAGGTGCCCTCCGCTATTTGTTGTTATAGCCGGCTACTATTTACCACCCTTCGCTCCAAATAA